One genomic window of Devosia salina includes the following:
- a CDS encoding EAL and GGDEF domain-containing protein, with translation MTLTISPEVRSDLDEDVATLSRLLDQAPLPSYILNLRGVVLYANRPGDALLGRGKTGCLGICLEQAVYPPDLDEARWLAEALLEGRRPSYRAEHRLVDADGRCFWASISLSLLSDCSGRPKYLWLQAADINEQKNALLELVDAERRWNFALESAGQGVWESDLERGTVFYSPTWKRMRGYGEDEHVDSSREAWIERVHPLDRERVRIHILQADQLPRNVFEYREQHRNGHYIWIQSRGAPVEFNEQGRPVRFIGTDTDVTELKRAEARSNKLAKRLELALIVSQIGVFEADIASGQLIYDRRLRDIYGFDQHKLLSITDFQAAIFPDDAEQILSENTEAIRRKGDFSSTFRIVRTDGEVRTLMSHVTYFDDDGVSKLVGTNWDITDDVKLHESLVTAKRLAETRNAELQIAKDQIERQALTDPLTELPNRRFLEQILGDLYRDKQLPTSILHIDLDHFKEINDSAGHLAGDAVLKHAARTISDQITSAEFLARSGGDEFVVVCPGAADPTHLKRLAGNILSSLAMPFYFSGRPLRLGASIGIATQTSAYRSLDQLLGDADAALYRAKAGGGGRHDYFTEDLRSEIELARRTAEELLEAIETNQFVPYYQPIVDAKTNQVVSLEALARWQHPSRGVLAPAHFMKFAEERHVLSTIDGMILEQAVAQMQEWRHRKITIPSISVNVSLNRLADEQLVCSLQKLDFEPGTLNFELLESIFLDDEKDKFCTNIEAIRRMGIGIDIDDFGTGHASFLSLFRLNPRRFKIDRQLVQPIIESQEKRAVIKSIIGMGKTLGLNVVAEGVETIEHANLLRRLGCDYLQGYAFARPMPADELEGWLRHWGHEDRN, from the coding sequence GTGACGCTGACTATTTCGCCTGAAGTTCGAAGCGATCTCGACGAAGACGTCGCCACGCTGTCGAGGCTGCTCGATCAAGCACCCTTGCCCAGCTACATTTTGAATCTCAGAGGCGTTGTTCTTTACGCCAATAGACCCGGAGACGCGTTGTTGGGCCGGGGAAAAACAGGATGTTTGGGCATATGTTTGGAACAAGCCGTTTATCCCCCTGATCTTGATGAAGCCAGGTGGCTAGCAGAGGCATTGCTGGAGGGGCGTCGCCCTTCATATCGAGCCGAGCATCGCCTGGTTGATGCCGATGGTCGCTGCTTCTGGGCCAGCATTTCGCTGTCGCTATTGAGCGATTGCTCTGGGCGACCAAAATACCTTTGGCTCCAAGCTGCTGACATTAACGAGCAGAAGAACGCTTTGCTCGAACTGGTAGATGCAGAGAGACGCTGGAACTTTGCGCTGGAAAGTGCCGGCCAAGGGGTCTGGGAGTCTGATCTGGAGCGCGGCACCGTGTTTTACTCTCCTACTTGGAAGAGAATGCGCGGATACGGCGAAGACGAGCATGTTGACAGCTCTCGGGAGGCCTGGATTGAACGCGTCCACCCCTTGGATCGAGAACGCGTGCGCATCCATATCCTTCAGGCCGACCAATTGCCACGCAATGTGTTCGAATACCGCGAGCAGCACCGCAATGGGCATTACATCTGGATTCAAAGTCGGGGCGCCCCGGTCGAATTCAATGAACAGGGTCGTCCTGTTCGCTTCATTGGCACCGATACCGATGTTACCGAACTCAAACGAGCCGAAGCACGTAGCAACAAATTAGCAAAGCGGCTGGAACTTGCCCTGATTGTTTCTCAAATCGGGGTATTTGAAGCCGATATCGCTTCAGGACAGCTGATTTACGATCGACGTCTGCGAGACATCTATGGTTTTGACCAACACAAGCTGCTCTCGATCACGGACTTTCAGGCAGCAATTTTTCCTGACGACGCAGAACAAATCCTATCGGAAAACACGGAAGCTATTCGCCGCAAGGGCGATTTTTCGTCCACGTTTCGCATCGTGCGTACAGATGGTGAGGTGCGCACACTCATGTCCCACGTGACCTATTTTGACGATGACGGAGTGAGCAAGCTTGTCGGGACCAACTGGGACATCACCGACGATGTGAAGCTTCACGAAAGCCTTGTTACTGCCAAACGGCTGGCAGAGACACGAAATGCCGAACTGCAGATCGCAAAGGATCAGATAGAACGCCAGGCGCTAACGGACCCGTTGACGGAATTACCCAACCGCCGGTTCCTCGAGCAAATACTGGGCGATCTCTATCGGGACAAACAGCTTCCCACATCCATCCTCCATATCGATCTCGATCACTTCAAGGAAATCAACGACAGTGCAGGTCATCTTGCTGGTGATGCGGTTCTGAAACACGCAGCCCGGACCATTTCGGACCAAATCACCTCCGCAGAGTTCTTGGCCCGAAGCGGTGGCGATGAGTTCGTTGTTGTATGCCCAGGTGCGGCAGACCCGACCCATCTGAAACGCCTTGCAGGGAACATCCTCTCAAGCCTGGCAATGCCTTTCTATTTCTCGGGTAGGCCCCTGCGCCTCGGCGCGAGCATAGGTATCGCCACCCAAACGTCGGCCTATCGTAGCTTGGATCAGCTTCTGGGCGATGCTGATGCGGCGCTCTATCGCGCAAAAGCCGGAGGTGGTGGCCGGCATGACTACTTCACCGAGGACCTGCGCTCCGAGATCGAGTTAGCAAGGCGCACTGCGGAAGAACTCCTTGAAGCCATAGAGACCAACCAATTCGTGCCCTACTACCAACCAATCGTCGACGCCAAGACGAACCAAGTGGTCAGTTTGGAGGCTCTCGCTCGGTGGCAGCACCCCTCTCGCGGTGTTCTGGCTCCCGCCCATTTCATGAAATTTGCAGAAGAACGTCACGTTCTGAGCACTATCGACGGCATGATCCTTGAGCAGGCGGTGGCGCAAATGCAGGAATGGCGCCATAGGAAAATCACTATTCCTTCAATCTCGGTCAATGTCTCCCTCAACCGCCTAGCCGACGAGCAACTGGTCTGCTCGCTGCAAAAACTGGACTTCGAACCGGGGACGCTTAACTTTGAGCTGCTCGAGTCCATATTCCTTGATGACGAAAAGGACAAGTTCTGCACGAATATCGAGGCTATCAGGAGGATGGGTATCGGCATCGACATCGACGACTTTGGCACCGGTCACGCCTCTTTCCTGAGTCTTTTTCGACTCAATCCACGACGGTTCAAAATAGACCGTCAACTGGTTCAGCCGATCATCGAAAGCCAGGAAAAGCGTGCGGTCATAAAGTCCATCATCGGAATGGGTAAGACCTTGGGTCTTAACGTCGTAGCCGAAGGCGTCGAGACAATCGAGCATGCCAATCTTCTGCGCCGGCTGGGTTGTGATTATCTACAGGGCTATGCCTTTGCCCGACCGATGCCGGCCGACGAGCTCGAAGGCTGGCTCCGTCATTGGGGACATGAAGACCGAAACTAG